From the genome of bacterium:
ATGGTAAATTTTTAGCAAATGTTCAAGGGAAAATATCTGGAAATGTTTTGCTTAGGCGGGAACAATATCGTAGAGCAGATGATGCAGGGTTTTCTTTAGAAATATCTAAAGCAATTATTTTAGGAAAAATCTCTAATTGTAGAACAGTACTACAGAGAGCGTTAAGGGACCATAAAGATAAAATAAATGTTGAAGAAGTAACCAAAGCCTCGAAAAAACTTGTAAGCTCTTTAAGGCAAGCGGAAGAAGCGGATTTATTAGATAAACTTAGAGGTATTGAAGGAGAAGCTGCCAATGCCTATTTTAAGGTTTTTGACCATCTTATAGTATCACAAAAAAAAGATTTTAAATTTGTAGGCAGAACAAGACGTCCGCCTCTTGACAAGGTAAACTGCCTCTTGTCTTTTATGTATACTTTGATGATGCACGATGTTCGTTCTGCACTCGAAAGCGTTGGATTAGATTCTTGTGTTGGTTTTTTGCATAAAGATAGACCAGGTCGAGCAGGGCTAGCTTTAGATATAATGGAAGAGTTTAGACCTTTTTTATCAGATAGAATTTCTCTTTCGCTTATAAATCTTGGACAAGTTCAGAATAAAGGTTTCATCAAAACGGGTTCTGGAGCTGTGGTGATGGATGATAATACACGTAAAGAAGTTTTACTGGCTTATCAAAAGAGGAAACAAGAAGAGATTATACATCCTTATTTGCAAGAAAGTGTTAAAATCGGGCTGTTGTTTTACATACAGGCATTGCTTTTATCAAGACAACTGCGAGGAGATATTGATGGGTATCCTGTTTTTCTTTGGAAATAGGAGGACGTTAAAGTGTTCGTTGTAGTTAGTTATGAT
Proteins encoded in this window:
- the cas1c gene encoding type I-C CRISPR-associated endonuclease Cas1c: MKKYLNTLFVTTQRAYLSKEGETVVVSVEREKLLQLPIHTINGIVCFGQVSMSPFLMGFCAEKQVSVSFLTEYGKFLANVQGKISGNVLLRREQYRRADDAGFSLEISKAIILGKISNCRTVLQRALRDHKDKINVEEVTKASKKLVSSLRQAEEADLLDKLRGIEGEAANAYFKVFDHLIVSQKKDFKFVGRTRRPPLDKVNCLLSFMYTLMMHDVRSALESVGLDSCVGFLHKDRPGRAGLALDIMEEFRPFLSDRISLSLINLGQVQNKGFIKTGSGAVVMDDNTRKEVLLAYQKRKQEEIIHPYLQESVKIGLLFYIQALLLSRQLRGDIDGYPVFLWK